The region gagattaatAGAATCGAAGTCGTTACAAGCATAGACAACTGTACAATACAGTTAAAGATGTTTTAATGAATAAGAAAATATCAAAGAGAGATGAGCAGAATGCTAGACTGCGATAGAGCTAGTAAAACCTGactagctcaagcaggctagtttactatttgtcaccgctccgTTTCCAACGGGATAATGGCGGCTCAGTGGCGTTCGAGCCAGTGACGAAGGGCTGAAACGAATCTAAAATGAAATGGGGATGATACGAAAACATGGCCCCTTCTGACCGTACCGGTAAAGGCTACGCTCAGCATCACTATTGCCGATTTTAGGGACATGTACTTAAACGCAGGAACTCTCCTTCGCGACGTATGAACGTCTTGCCTTCTTATCTGTGGGGCCTTGGGACTCTTACGACTCCAAGCACTCCTGATAACTAGGAAGTCCTCTACATACTGATCTTCATCATtctatttgtgtccactgcaggtcgaaggcctctcccaacgatctccaattatccctgtcttgcgccagctgatttcatattacttctgtaaatttcttgatTTCAGAACACCTCCTAATTCttggccgtcctcgactgcgctttccttccctCGATATATTACACACTATATTTGATTAACTGTGTAGCCAGAAGGGGTGCCGTATGTACCTAATGACTACAGTACTTGTCGCTTTTGTGAAATCATTTACTCAATTCTACAAGTCCTGAGGGTTTACATCGCTGAACACATGGCAAATAACCATTTATTCCACGCTACGCCCTATCAACCTAACAGTCAGTGCACTGTGGCGCTTTAGCAGCTAACAGACCGTGTAAATTGTGGACATGTGTCGTCTGCATCCTGGTACCTGTCGGCGACGAGATGTGATCCAAACTTCTGCAATGTGGCTCTCGCGTTCCAGATACCCAGACAACACCAAGTTTAAAAGTCACCGCGTGGCAGACCAGGCGAAAAGGTTGCAATGCATGAATGGCTCCACACCAGACATCTCGTGCCTACGTGCGATAGACAAACGGCTCTTCGCAAAGACGGCCGCTCCACCCCTTTTTTTCCCATCGTTCACTGGGATCATTCCGTCTCCGCCACGACAATGGATGGAGGAAAAGGTGTGtgtgctatctatctatctatctatctatctatctatctatctatctatctatctatctatctatctatctatctatctatctatctatctatctatctatctatctatctatctatctatctatctacctgtctaaccatctatctatctatctatctatctatctatctatctatctatctatctatctatctatctatctatctatctatctatctatctatgatgGAACATCTGAGGGGAAGAGAGAGCTATAAAAGTACAGAACAATAAATGGGGCTAGTTCGTTCGTGTTGATTTTGAGAGCGCGCCGACTTAAAAGCAACCACACGAGTAACAGCGAGTGACACACCAGCTTACAGGTAAAAGCGCGAGTGTAGCAACTGATTGCATTTTCACACGTCTTTATACTGAGATATGTAAAAGATAGGCTGGTACAAAAGGGATAAACACCACCATGCCTTACTCCACACCATTCTATCGCGCACCAGCAAGCAAATCAATTTCCATGGTTTACAAACAGACGGATGGTGCACTCGCACACGTTTCTGCACTCAGTGAAGCCCCCATGACTGCCAATTCGTAAATCCCTCTTTCCTTGTCGTCTTTTGTTCGCTCTAATAACTTTTGTTTCGGCAAATTCCGGCGTGCCTGCAGCGTCGCGATTACAGCTAGGTTTCCGGGGTGGGTTAGCTGCTTACAATCGTTTATCTGCTCCTGCGTTGAAGGGATCCTGaatcactttttatcgaagtcaagaaatgcatttCCCGTCAAAACAGTCTGTTTTAAGAAATACTCTGCCACATCGAGTACTTCAATTCGTTCcacagaagcggagttattggcaatcaaatatCGCCTGTGAACCCTTTCGCGGTGCTCCCGGTCCTTCTCCAATTCCTTGCACTGCGCGTAGGTTACGGCGGAGCGGGGTGGTGCGCACAActctccgcctactgaacgtcaccatggcacgcagttcaaatttgattttgcatGTTCGcatagacgccactacttccgattatggcgcctacgacgcgcctaacttaaagtccctatataagaaaagtaccgccatcctttgatcaacgccgcttcgctctctcctgtatctccgattggacgatgatagcgcgcgctttgacttctttatattttgttttcgcCTCAAAGTCATGTTGAAAGTCCTGttcgcagccgcagttgccggcggcggtggcggcgcgcgcccggcctgaaagtctcaacgtggactttctagggccgccaccgtcgacttgttttcgcaagcaaaaaataaggaaaaaaccacgcgctttaggagaggagacgacgtagatggcggtacttttcttatatagggactttagcctaACTCGGAGGCTATCCCTCAGCTTACGGTTGAGTTCACGGTGACTGATCCCTTTGCTGTGCTACGGTGCACTAGATAGCAACGCGCGGCTATTCTCGCACCGAATGACATAAGTAGCACATTTTCCTTCGCACTTATCTCTACCGCGATCACGCAATTTTCGAGGGTCGAACAAACTTCATTTTCATGTTCACTCGTGCGAGTACGTCAGCAGCACGCAACGTTTATAACGTTGGGCAGTACACACATTGGCTAAGCGATAGATGCTGCACTCCGGGCTCACGCTTAAAAGATTCCTAAAGTAACGATCTTCGACCATGATGACGACACACCTCGAGGATGTGCAACTCGGGAAGCAGACGACCTGTTCGTCAGATTTTGGCGCTCGGGCCTTGAAGCACGTATACTAATCAGAGCACGCTGTTGTCCACAGCGAGCCGCAGAAGCTGAGCGAGCGCGCTCGTCGCGCTACCCTGCGGCGGCCGTTCTGTTACTCAAGACCACCGGTCTACGTATTCCATGATCTGTAATGTCAAATAGGACAGCCATCAGTACCGGTACTCGTATCCATACTGCCGTTTTAATGCCCTTAACTTTACGCCTTCAATTTCTCGCTCGGTTCGCTGCGTGGTCCTTAGCTCCTCAATGTTTTTAAGGCTCATACTTGGTATTGAGGACGTCGGGATAAAAGATGCGTTACGGCAGCTTGACTAGTCATAGGCCTCCACGTGAAATTATGCAACATAGCAATGTATCTTATAAAGCGTGGCAATACATAGAAATACAAGCTATGACACTAAACCATACATATGACGGCGTACTTATCATACAGTGAATATCCAGTTTAAAAATAACAATTATAGAACTTTCGTTGTAACAAGACAAACCAATAAACACCAGAAAGAGGTGATGTAGCTACTTACCACAACTTATTAAACGAAATTATCTTATCACTTTTAAGTCGTTGTTCAAAGGCAATAAGATCAAGCTGAAATAATTTGTACGTTCACAGTTTTAACTTTATCGATCGTTTGATGTGACAATAAGAATTGTGCCGGTGGTTAGCTGTAAGTTGTCAGTATTTAATAAGTTCTCACTTAGAGGACCCCGGAAGCTCGTATGCATCCCTTAGCGGAAATGCGGGGCCGGTTAGCTGCCGCATACAAACCTAAATGGGGACCGAAACATTGCGGTAACGACACAGGAGCAGCAGGTGTGCTAAAAATCTCCATTAACGCGTTGTTTACCGGCTCATAGGAGGGCATAACTGGCGCCGAAGTTCTACTGGGTCACATGGACGACGAGAGTCCGCTCGCCATGCTGTTTGCTCGCCTGGTCGTCGTGCAGCAAGAACGACTTTCTGAAGCGACGAGGGCTGCCGCTACAATCTTCGAGGCACTCAACATAAGCGGCAAGACCCTGAAGGCTATCGTGCGTAAATACGCGAAGGTAAGTGAACCTGCAAGAACATGAACCCAAGGCGAAGTttgcaatacttttttttttctttcttgggaaGTGTTTGTCATTGTCCAGCCTCATTCGCTATCACCATGGACCAGCGGGCATGAactgtttcttttccttttaatgCCATAGCACTATAGGCGAACTTCACCCACTTTGGAGATATCTAACAGAAAAAATTAGGTGTAGCTTCGCACTAGTgctgcgaagactgggcaaacaacGAAGCTGGCGACcgcacctagctttatctcggttcgaccaagttcttgcgaggttatgcttcgatactcggccacgttttgcccaaggagcaacgaacactcggccatcaaagtatctggacgcttctggacgctcaaatgcttttgctcggtttcgcttGGCGAAACAAGACGCAAGtgcggcgcggtgacgtcacgacttgcGGAGGCAGACGCAGCTGTCCTCAGTGTTTAGGCAGGTGGGCGGAGCTTGGCGAAGGCCTTGCGAAgtggcgcggagtcttgcgaagccaCGCACAGCTGTCACAGATGTTGCTAGacaacgcaggtgacgtcatcgctcagcgacgttttgttcgcgacacacggactgacggtctgcttaaacagctccgctgttaatatatAGGCCGATCCGCaaggcagtgcagtctaacacagcgtctcacaAAGCTAtctgtcacgagggaagaatgcaCGAAAGTGACACCTGACGTATACGCCAGAAATTTCAAATAGCCACTTTGGAACGAAAGAAGCATGCGTTTCTGTGCATGAAGACAGTGGTTCAAACCCACCATCGTTCGCGCATTTCTGTATAGGCGGACTTCACCCCCCTTTAAAGGTGTCTAACAGAACAGTACATGTGTGTTGAGCGTACGGGATCGCGTCACAGTGTGCACGAAAACGAAAGTTTGTAAAATATAGAAACGCGAGGTATAGAAACGTCACTTCCCTAACTATGCATACGTCACAATCATCACAATCTAAGTATTATATCGCATACTTAGGGAGTTAGTGGTGCTATAGGTTATTGCCTAGTTTTATTTTAGTACTATACATGAATCCTGCGCCTTTGTGAGCATGCAGTTTCTACACTAGAGTGGTTCTCTCGGCAAATTGTGATAGTAAATATATTATGAACTCAAATGTCCGACCAGCCTCAAGCAGTTCTTTATTCCTAAAGGCCTTGGTTCAGGAAATTGTCTGTCAGCCTCATGACTGTCCGACTGACTAACTAACTTCGCTTGACTTAACTTGACTTCACTGACCGACtgacttgacttgacttgacttgacttgacCTGGCCTGGCCTGGCCTGGCCTGGCCTGACCTGACCTGACCTGACCTGACCTGACCTGACCGACCAACCAACCGACTGACTAACTTGGCTTGACTTCACTGACTAACTTACACTTCACATCTTTCAGGCTAACCACTTGGAAACGATGAGCACCCTTACCAAGATTCTGGCGGACCTGCTGGTGATATGCCCCGTGCGTAATATGGGCCGCTTGCTTGCCTCGGCCGGCGACAACCGTGTCTTTCGCTACCTCGTCTCTACAAACACAGAAGTCAACGCCATTGCGACCAAAGCAGGTGACATGCTGCGACTCGTGTTTGGCGCACACTTTCTGAGCCCTGTCGAAATGGCCACCTGGCGCCACGCCAGCGAGGCCATCATCGCCTTTTGGACGCACTTCGCTAAGACAGGGTGCGTATAGCGCTGCCTTCGCCGTAATTTTCTTTGTGAATTAGGCCTCGAAGGCCGACTTAATAGTTTTTGCTCTTTAGAAGATATCGTCATCGGCCGGCATCCTTTGTTAATACTTAAGTGACGATTTCCCGGCGTCTGTTCTTACTAACAACCATTTTAGCGTACAAAGTGTTTTGTTAGTACGAGCCATGTGCCCGCATTTTCAAAGCTTTTTGTTCGCCAGTACTGCTTGCCATTGGCTCGCCACGTTCATTAAATAGTGACGCAGGAGTATGGGCGTAACCGATATATCCCAACATCCCGATCGCATGGTACCTGCTCTGACGAActgttctagcgtaagaacttctCTTGTGGATGCGGGCGTTGTTCTTTACCACTTTTTGCACGCACACTCACATGATTCGTGAATTATTGTGGTTTCACTTCATCGAATAAAGCAAACGATTTGCTTTCTACTAGAGGGCCTGAGACCATATGGCAGGCAATATTTTCCAGACTTCGTTGCTTAGTTACCCGTTTTCCTTCTTGCTTGATGTTTCTAACTTGCTTTTCTTTATGAATGGCGTCAGTAGACTAGTCATGTATATAAGTTAAGGGTGTAGGAATTGGAAAATTTCCGCACCAAATCTAATATAAACATTCGAGAAAAACGACTACGAATTCAGAATCCAATGTCAAATATTTTGTACAGTCGGTCGACACTAGGTGTCCATTCAATCAAGAAGGTTGTAAATGAAATGCTGCTTTCAGTTAGCTGTAGCATCATTACAACGACAGTAATGAAACAATGAACAGCACGAAGTAAGATTCACGTAGATTGTTGTGTTCATTGAACGAGAAACGCCTGATACTATAGCACCTCACATTGTTTAAACGGAATGCAAACGCAGTGAGACTAACCGAATAACAAGTTGCTTTGGCTAAATCAAAATGACGAATTCGAATATAAGCTGCTTAAAAGTGAGGCATTTTCATTGAATGACCGCAAATTGTTCAGTCAGGTTATCTGTCCCGCACGCTCGCTCAGGAACTGATGCCTCTGAGCAAGAACCACGGCTCTCTTGCAGCAAAATCATTCCCAACACTCACCACTTGTATAAGTGTCTCCGAGGCGGTGTTCGGAGTCTCGAATATTCGAccagaaacgaatattcgacaatttctAATAGTGCATTCTCGAATCAAATGCGAATAATAGAATAGCAAGGACTATTCCAttcatattcgaaatttcgaatatatTTGCACACTCCTAATATAAATACGGGATCGTTTGTCAATAAATATAGTTGGAATTCAGGACCCATCttcgctttcttgttttttgtaTCGCATCCCGCGCTGGTCGTCATAATGCAGAACCAACTCTCCCAAAGCTACGCCTATTGGACGAGCCGCTTTGTTTGACTTGCAGGAGTATCCCCAACTTGAACGAGCCGGGACAAGGCCGATACAGGATCGAAATC is a window of Dermacentor silvarum isolate Dsil-2018 chromosome 4, BIME_Dsil_1.4, whole genome shotgun sequence DNA encoding:
- the LOC119448595 gene encoding uncharacterized protein LOC119448595; translation: MDDESPLAMLFARLVVVQQERLSEATRAAATIFEALNISGKTLKAIVRKYAKANHLETMSTLTKILADLLVICPVRNMGRLLASAGDNRVFRYLVSTNTEVNAIATKAGDMLRLVFGAHFLSPVEMATWRHASEAIIAFWTHFAKTGSIPNLNEPGQGRYRIEIAAEQEANVLDIWREQCQLLSSLGI